A portion of the Rhodanobacter sp. AS-Z3 genome contains these proteins:
- a CDS encoding SRPBCC family protein gives MDASKESDGSNNVTDVTRVSDRELVVTRRFNAPARLVFEAWTKPELFRKWWAPASIGMTFLACEMDARTGGKYRMEFSHPCSEQPAVFYGRYLEVTPYSKVVWTNEEGDGEGAVTTVTFEEQDGQTRVVMHDLHPSKEALDEAIDSGSTSGTEEQFAQLNDVLASSAVATH, from the coding sequence GTGGACGCAAGCAAAGAAAGTGATGGCAGCAACAACGTCACGGACGTGACGCGGGTCTCCGACCGCGAGCTGGTCGTGACGCGACGGTTCAACGCACCGGCGCGCCTGGTGTTCGAGGCGTGGACCAAACCGGAACTGTTCCGCAAGTGGTGGGCGCCGGCGTCGATCGGCATGACCTTTCTGGCCTGCGAGATGGATGCCCGCACCGGCGGCAAGTACCGCATGGAGTTCAGTCACCCCTGCTCGGAGCAGCCAGCCGTATTTTATGGCCGCTACCTGGAGGTGACGCCCTACTCCAAGGTGGTCTGGACCAACGAGGAAGGCGACGGCGAAGGTGCGGTCACCACCGTGACCTTCGAGGAACAGGACGGGCAAACCCGCGTCGTCATGCACGACCTGCATCCGTCCAAGGAAGCACTGGACGAGGCCATCGACTCCGGCAGCACCAGCGGCACCGAAGAGCAGTTCGCGCAATTGAACGATGTGCTCGCCTCGTCGGCCGTCGCGACACACTAG
- a CDS encoding VOC family protein, translating into MAEPRPSNQRVNTRPKPSAVVFAKHVAKLARFYRDVAGMEEIHADTSHVVLDGGHFQLVVHNIPPKIAASIEITGPPRIRDSIPIKICLPVLNIHDARILAATLGGKVGAKKDEWQARGFTACDGYDPEGNVFQVRESAP; encoded by the coding sequence ATGGCCGAGCCACGACCGAGCAACCAACGCGTGAACACCAGACCGAAACCCAGCGCCGTTGTATTTGCTAAACACGTTGCCAAACTGGCGCGCTTCTACCGCGACGTTGCCGGCATGGAAGAAATTCACGCCGACACCAGCCACGTCGTGCTGGACGGCGGCCACTTCCAACTCGTCGTTCACAACATCCCGCCGAAGATCGCGGCCTCCATCGAGATCACCGGACCACCACGTATTCGCGACTCCATACCCATCAAGATCTGCCTGCCGGTGCTCAACATCCACGACGCACGAATACTGGCGGCAACCTTGGGCGGCAAGGTCGGCGCAAAGAAGGATGAATGGCAGGCACGCGGCTTTACCGCGTGCGATGGATACGACCCCGAAGGCAACGTGTTTCAGGTACGCGAGAGTGCGCCGTAA
- a CDS encoding metalloregulator ArsR/SmtB family transcription factor — protein sequence MSLQQQQTHCFNGHLRTASPCETLNHMVQHYSNTFNATFAALSDVTRRGVLEQLARADASITELAGTFRMSLTGMKKHVAVLEQAGLVTSQKVGRVRTCTLGAHRLEQEAAWIARHQQLWNGRFDALDGVLNELKQQEKAGGRKQRK from the coding sequence GTGAGCCTGCAACAGCAGCAAACCCACTGCTTCAACGGGCACTTGCGCACGGCCTCGCCTTGCGAAACACTGAACCACATGGTTCAGCATTATTCAAACACGTTCAATGCCACGTTTGCCGCGCTGTCGGACGTCACCCGGCGCGGCGTACTCGAGCAGCTCGCCCGCGCGGACGCCTCCATCACCGAGCTGGCCGGCACGTTCCGGATGTCGCTCACCGGCATGAAGAAGCATGTCGCGGTGCTGGAACAGGCGGGTCTGGTCACAAGCCAGAAGGTCGGTCGCGTGCGGACCTGCACGCTCGGTGCGCACCGTCTGGAGCAGGAAGCGGCGTGGATCGCGCGCCATCAACAGCTGTGGAACGGGCGCTTCGACGCGCTCGACGGTGTTTTGAATGAACTCAAACAACAGGAGAAGGCCGGTGGACGCAAGCAAAGAAAGTGA
- a CDS encoding DsrE family protein, with amino-acid sequence MTLWNARVRVLACSLLPILAMSLASCATTPKAEPRAEMRPLPGTVWINPVIKDFGEVHPRPDAAVQPDPNAEYKVIVDVVHGSDDHTAVLGSLQRLARTVNLLGYAKVPSNHVHIVAVIEGQATFATASNATYRKFFKVDNPNLKILHELKQAGVELFVCGQALAEGGLVDTDVGPDITVSLSALSDFVVYGHLGYSYMQL; translated from the coding sequence ATGACACTGTGGAATGCACGCGTTCGCGTGCTCGCTTGCTCGCTATTGCCCATACTCGCGATGTCGCTGGCGTCGTGCGCGACGACGCCCAAGGCCGAACCACGTGCGGAGATGCGGCCGCTGCCGGGAACGGTCTGGATCAATCCGGTCATCAAGGATTTTGGTGAGGTGCATCCACGGCCGGACGCTGCCGTACAGCCCGATCCGAATGCCGAATACAAGGTCATTGTCGACGTGGTTCATGGCAGCGATGACCACACTGCCGTGTTGGGTTCGCTGCAGCGATTGGCGCGCACCGTCAACCTGCTCGGGTATGCGAAGGTACCTTCGAACCACGTGCACATCGTGGCGGTGATCGAAGGGCAGGCCACGTTTGCTACGGCCAGCAACGCCACTTACCGGAAATTTTTCAAGGTCGACAATCCGAACTTGAAGATCCTGCACGAACTCAAACAAGCTGGCGTCGAGCTGTTCGTTTGCGGCCAGGCATTGGCGGAAGGCGGGCTGGTCGACACCGATGTGGGCCCGGATATCACCGTTTCGCTTTCGGCACTGAGCGACTTTGTCGTTTACGGGCATCTTGGTTACAGCTACATGCAGTTGTAG
- a CDS encoding M15 family metallopeptidase, with translation MKLEDMISAVQKKVGVAVDGKAGPQTWSAIYSKLVDAKVSPAYLANVIDVVDARSEKVIATLLPEVRPYARALVQNALAGGIKLRIISGLRTYAEQDALYAQGRTAPGNVVTKARAGYSAHNFGIAFDVGLFEGNSYLGESPMYKAVGLLGQNIGLEWGGNWKTIVDQPHFELRPSWAVDLAESQMMAEMRQRVATDRPIFA, from the coding sequence ATGAAGCTGGAAGACATGATTTCAGCGGTGCAGAAGAAGGTAGGGGTTGCGGTGGATGGCAAGGCGGGGCCGCAGACATGGTCAGCCATCTATTCGAAACTTGTTGATGCCAAGGTGTCACCTGCTTACCTCGCCAACGTCATCGATGTGGTGGACGCGCGAAGTGAAAAGGTGATTGCCACACTGTTGCCCGAGGTGAGGCCCTATGCTCGTGCGCTCGTGCAGAACGCGCTTGCTGGCGGCATCAAGCTCAGGATCATCAGTGGCCTGCGCACGTATGCAGAACAAGATGCACTCTATGCTCAGGGTCGTACTGCTCCCGGTAACGTAGTGACCAAGGCGAGGGCCGGATACAGCGCGCATAACTTTGGCATCGCCTTCGACGTCGGCCTGTTTGAGGGGAATAGCTATCTCGGCGAGTCTCCCATGTACAAGGCCGTTGGGCTGCTGGGGCAGAATATCGGCCTCGAGTGGGGTGGCAACTGGAAGACCATCGTTGACCAGCCGCACTTTGAGCTTCGCCCGTCGTGGGCGGTAGACCTTGCCGAATCGCAAATGATGGCCGAGATGAGACAGCGGGTAGCCACAGACCGGCCAATCTTTGCTTGA
- a CDS encoding M48 family metallopeptidase: MKKLTGMLLLVFLAVGVVWAQTVPDPAAAQHQVSTAPAAHFDVNAATEAYMAELSPAQRASSDAYFEGGYWLILWDLLVGLAVAWLLLGTRLSARMRNLAERITRLRWLQTAIYALQYIVLTSLLMLPWSLYEGYFREHQYGLSNLTLGGWFGEQIKGLIVGLILGTVALVIIYAVIRRATRSWWLWGAGVVIVFSIFVSTIAPVYLMPVFNTYKSLPDSPLKVQILSMARANEIPATDVYWFDASRQSKRISANVSGLFGTTRISLNDNLLKRSSPEEIKAVLGHEMGHYVLNHGYKDIAFSGIIIVFGFAFVQWGFGWAERRWGERWGLRGVGDVAGLPLIALLFSIFMFFLTPVNNTITRTMEAEADAFGLNAARQPDGFAQAAVQLSEYRKMHPGPVEEYLFFDHPSGWQRIHRAMVWKGENLNDPTVRSGDAIAPPGAR; this comes from the coding sequence ATGAAAAAGTTGACTGGCATGCTGTTGCTGGTGTTTCTCGCTGTGGGTGTGGTGTGGGCCCAGACCGTACCTGACCCGGCGGCGGCGCAGCATCAGGTCAGCACGGCGCCGGCTGCTCATTTCGACGTGAATGCCGCCACCGAGGCCTATATGGCTGAGTTGTCGCCGGCACAGCGGGCCAGTTCCGACGCTTATTTCGAGGGTGGCTACTGGCTGATTCTGTGGGATCTGCTGGTGGGGCTCGCTGTGGCCTGGTTGCTGCTGGGCACCCGACTCTCCGCTCGCATGCGCAACCTGGCCGAACGGATCACCCGCTTGCGCTGGTTGCAAACGGCGATCTATGCGCTGCAGTACATCGTGCTGACTTCGCTGCTGATGCTGCCGTGGAGCCTCTACGAAGGCTACTTCCGCGAACACCAGTACGGTTTGTCCAATCTGACCTTGGGCGGCTGGTTCGGCGAGCAGATCAAGGGGCTGATCGTCGGTCTGATCCTCGGCACTGTGGCGCTGGTGATCATCTATGCAGTGATCCGCCGCGCCACGCGAAGCTGGTGGCTGTGGGGCGCTGGTGTGGTGATCGTGTTCTCGATCTTCGTTTCGACCATCGCGCCGGTTTATTTGATGCCGGTGTTCAATACCTATAAATCGTTGCCGGACAGCCCGCTCAAGGTGCAGATCCTGTCGATGGCGCGAGCCAACGAGATTCCTGCCACCGATGTGTACTGGTTCGATGCGTCGCGCCAAAGCAAGCGCATCAGCGCCAATGTCAGTGGCCTGTTCGGCACCACCCGCATCAGTCTCAACGATAACCTGCTCAAGCGGAGCTCACCCGAAGAGATCAAGGCGGTGCTGGGTCACGAGATGGGCCATTACGTGCTCAACCATGGCTACAAGGACATTGCGTTCTCCGGCATCATCATCGTGTTCGGCTTCGCCTTTGTGCAGTGGGGGTTTGGCTGGGCCGAACGACGCTGGGGCGAACGCTGGGGGTTGCGCGGCGTCGGTGATGTCGCCGGGTTGCCACTGATCGCGCTGCTGTTCTCGATCTTCATGTTCTTCCTGACGCCGGTGAACAACACGATCACCCGCACCATGGAAGCCGAGGCTGATGCGTTCGGCCTGAACGCCGCGCGCCAGCCGGACGGTTTCGCCCAGGCTGCGGTGCAGCTATCCGAATATCGCAAGATGCATCCCGGCCCGGTCGAGGAATATCTGTTCTTTGACCATCCCAGCGGCTGGCAGCGCATTCATCGGGCGATGGTATGGAAGGGCGAAAACCTGAATGATCCAACCGTTCGAAGCGGTGATGCGATTGCACCACCCGGCGCGCGCTGA